From the Pseudomonas putida genome, one window contains:
- a CDS encoding amino acid ABC transporter permease, translating into MNAHVFKPDMPPPVKTVGVLAWMRANLFSSWLNTLLTLFAVYLVWLIVPPLVQWAFIDANWVGTTRADCTKEGACWVFVQQRFGQFMYGYYPVELRWRVDLTVWLAVLGAAPLFIRRFPRKAIYGLGFLVLYPVIAYTLLHGGVLGLSNVATSQWGGLMLTLVIATVGIVGALPLGILLALGRRSRMPAVKVVCVTFIEFWRGVPLITVLFMSSVMLPLFLPEGMSFDKLLRAMIGVILFQSAYVAEVVRGGLQAIPKGQYEAAAAMGLGYWRSMGLVILPQALKLVIPGIVNTFIALFKDTSLVIIIGLFDLLNSVKQAAADPAWLGMATEGYVFAALVFWIFCFGMSRYSMHLERKLDTGHKR; encoded by the coding sequence GTGAATGCCCATGTTTTCAAACCTGACATGCCGCCACCGGTGAAAACCGTCGGCGTGCTCGCATGGATGCGTGCAAACCTGTTCTCCAGCTGGCTCAACACCCTGCTGACCCTGTTCGCCGTGTACCTGGTGTGGCTGATCGTGCCGCCGCTGGTGCAGTGGGCGTTCATCGACGCCAACTGGGTCGGCACCACCCGCGCCGACTGCACCAAGGAGGGCGCCTGCTGGGTGTTCGTGCAGCAGCGCTTTGGCCAGTTCATGTACGGCTACTACCCGGTCGAGCTGCGCTGGCGCGTGGACCTCACCGTGTGGCTGGCCGTGCTCGGCGCGGCGCCGCTGTTCATCAGGCGCTTCCCGCGCAAGGCCATCTACGGCCTGGGCTTCCTGGTGCTGTACCCGGTCATCGCCTACACCTTGCTGCACGGCGGCGTACTGGGCCTGAGCAACGTCGCCACCAGCCAGTGGGGCGGCCTGATGCTGACCCTGGTGATTGCCACCGTGGGGATCGTCGGCGCCTTGCCGCTGGGCATCTTGTTGGCCCTCGGGCGGCGCTCGCGGATGCCGGCGGTGAAGGTGGTCTGCGTGACCTTCATCGAGTTCTGGCGCGGCGTGCCACTGATCACCGTGCTGTTCATGTCGTCGGTGATGTTGCCGTTGTTCCTGCCTGAAGGCATGAGCTTCGACAAGCTGCTGCGGGCGATGATCGGGGTGATCCTGTTCCAGTCGGCGTATGTCGCCGAGGTGGTCCGCGGCGGTCTGCAGGCCATCCCCAAGGGCCAGTACGAAGCCGCCGCAGCCATGGGCCTGGGCTACTGGCGCTCGATGGGCCTGGTGATTCTGCCGCAGGCGCTCAAGCTGGTGATCCCCGGCATCGTCAACACCTTCATCGCCCTGTTCAAGGACACCAGCCTGGTGATCATCATCGGCCTGTTCGACCTGCTCAACAGCGTCAAGCAAGCCGCTGCCGACCCGGCCTGGCTGGGCATGGCCACCGAGGGTTATGTGTTCGCCGCCCTGGTGTTCTGGATTTTCTGTTTCGGTATGTCCCGCTACTCCATGCACCTGGAGCGCAAGCTGGACACTGGCCACAAGCGTTAG
- a CDS encoding amino acid ABC transporter ATP-binding protein translates to MSEAIKQPAGPEGIIQMQGVNKWYGQFHVLKDINLNVRQGERIVLCGPSGSGKSTTIRCLNRLEEHQQGRIVVDGVELTNDLKQIEAIRREVGMVFQHFNLFPHLSILENCTLAPMWVRKMPRRKAEEIAMHYLERVRIPEQAHKFPGQLSGGQQQRVAIARALCMKPKIMLFDEPTSALDPEMVKEVLDTMVGLAEDGMTMLCVTHEMGFARTVANRVIFMDKGEIVEQAAPDDFFDRPRSDRTKLFLSQILH, encoded by the coding sequence ATGAGTGAAGCGATCAAGCAGCCTGCCGGCCCCGAAGGCATCATCCAGATGCAGGGCGTGAACAAGTGGTACGGCCAGTTCCATGTGCTCAAGGACATCAACCTGAATGTGCGCCAGGGCGAGCGCATCGTCCTGTGTGGCCCGTCAGGCTCCGGCAAGTCGACCACCATCCGCTGCCTCAACCGCCTGGAAGAGCACCAGCAGGGCCGCATCGTGGTCGATGGCGTGGAACTGACCAACGACCTCAAGCAGATCGAGGCGATCCGCCGCGAGGTGGGCATGGTGTTCCAGCACTTCAACCTGTTCCCGCACCTGAGCATTCTGGAAAACTGCACCCTGGCGCCAATGTGGGTGCGCAAGATGCCCCGGCGCAAGGCCGAGGAAATCGCCATGCACTACCTGGAGCGGGTGCGTATTCCGGAGCAGGCCCACAAGTTCCCGGGGCAGCTGTCGGGTGGCCAGCAGCAGCGCGTGGCGATTGCCCGGGCGCTGTGCATGAAACCGAAGATCATGCTGTTTGACGAACCGACCTCGGCACTGGACCCGGAAATGGTCAAGGAAGTGCTCGACACCATGGTCGGTCTGGCCGAAGACGGCATGACCATGCTCTGCGTGACCCACGAAATGGGCTTTGCCCGCACCGTGGCGAACCGGGTGATCTTCATGGACAAGGGGGAGATCGTCGAGCAAGCCGCGCCGGATGACTTCTTCGACCGACCGCGCAGTGACCGGACCAAGCTGTTCCTTAGCCAGATCCTGCACTGA
- the algW gene encoding Do family serine endopeptidase AlgW, translated as MFKALRYFGWPLLTGILIAVLIIQRYPEWVGLPSQDVNLQQAPQTTRIMQGPVSYADAVTLAAPAVVNLYTTKVVNKSAHPLFEDPQFRRFFGDNLPKQRRWESSLGSAVIMSPEGYLLTNNHVTSGADQIVVALKDGRETLARVIGSDPETDLAVLKIDLKNLPAITIGRSDNIHIGDVTLAIGNPFGVGQTVTMGIISATGRNQLGLNNYEDFIQTDAAINPGNSGGALVDANGNLVGINTAIFSKSGGSQGIGFAIPVKLALEVMKSIVEHGQVIRGWLGIEVQPLSQELAESFGMQGRPGIVVAGIFRDGPAQKAGLQLGDVILSINGEPAGDGRKSMNQVARIKPTDKITIEVMRNGQQLKLIAEVGLRPPPAPAANPEDN; from the coding sequence ATGTTCAAGGCTTTGCGTTACTTCGGCTGGCCCCTGCTCACCGGTATTCTGATCGCCGTACTGATCATCCAGCGCTACCCGGAGTGGGTCGGTCTGCCCAGCCAGGACGTCAACCTGCAGCAAGCCCCGCAAACCACGCGGATCATGCAGGGCCCGGTGTCCTACGCCGACGCCGTGACCCTCGCCGCCCCGGCCGTGGTCAACCTGTACACCACCAAGGTGGTGAACAAAAGCGCCCATCCGTTGTTCGAAGACCCACAGTTCCGCCGCTTCTTCGGTGACAACCTGCCCAAGCAGCGTCGTTGGGAGTCGAGCCTGGGCTCTGCGGTGATCATGAGCCCCGAAGGCTACCTGCTGACCAACAACCACGTTACCAGCGGCGCCGATCAGATCGTCGTGGCCCTGAAAGACGGCCGCGAAACCCTGGCAAGGGTGATCGGCAGCGACCCGGAAACCGACCTGGCGGTGCTGAAGATCGACCTGAAGAACCTCCCGGCCATCACCATCGGCCGTTCCGACAACATTCATATCGGCGACGTCACCCTGGCCATCGGCAACCCGTTCGGCGTTGGCCAGACTGTGACCATGGGCATCATCAGCGCCACCGGCCGCAACCAGCTGGGCCTGAACAACTATGAAGACTTCATCCAGACCGACGCAGCGATCAACCCGGGCAACTCCGGCGGCGCGCTGGTGGATGCCAACGGCAACCTGGTCGGTATCAACACGGCGATCTTCTCCAAGTCCGGCGGCTCCCAGGGCATCGGCTTCGCCATACCGGTCAAGCTGGCGCTGGAAGTGATGAAATCGATCGTCGAACACGGTCAGGTGATCCGTGGCTGGCTGGGCATCGAGGTGCAGCCATTGAGCCAGGAACTGGCCGAGTCGTTCGGCATGCAGGGCCGCCCAGGCATCGTGGTGGCGGGTATCTTCCGCGACGGCCCGGCGCAGAAGGCCGGGTTGCAGTTGGGTGACGTGATCCTGAGCATTAACGGCGAACCGGCGGGTGACGGGCGCAAGTCGATGAACCAGGTTGCGCGAATCAAGCCGACCGACAAGATCACCATCGAGGTGATGCGCAATGGTCAGCAGCTGAAGCTGATTGCCGAGGTGGGGCTGCGCCCGCCACCGGCGCCGGCTGCCAACCCGGAAGATAATTAA